In the genome of Coraliomargarita algicola, one region contains:
- a CDS encoding caspase family protein encodes MMRPFLYSLCLIGLSLISSLHAQYEALITSEETKPEVIIEQKRQAAMGPLRLVAPSSHSGQLLGMEQSPDGKYLLTYDQDSLKIWDCEQRVPFIEKNFSANNASQLLAVHFTHIPRQVCVISKNNVSYYDEFNFNKYKWSAQASTPYRIAHWYAADEAAVYVLKRSPYYDAKTSQSILLTLVKITADTDSKHTKLCELELPLDSFGPGFYLKSPTPDWTLTASKDRQSLLFAAGTQHPSLEINPHTGAHRMHPAQEGLLGYLPDGSLLTAKPADSHWAYHIITPESDKVLRTIPTHSQDAPRLRSIDFPNTIEQILLLPTEAGFVLYDFQTQTASQETRPTSERARAVSNFKTKEATRPLLAMEQRDGSSSLQFFDAARQVFRGPWMQQAWTPDSIYPQGDRFEFAAVRGNSVRLIHLNEAGLQVRELAPPPSDLQDIAVFIPEQDGAIYYIDGKSPQVAMLDSPRAPTSKRIQLSPTSYTLYGIHHRVGGRKAIAITPDAQSIALLFDNRLVVCRSGSSNDLEVVATIDVPNNISSMVEADPILAISDDGNRILYGNSKHQDGEYRQSLTLHDLSLGKELWRKEARYDQDACYMRNLKFIEGGTHFVASNNAQTKIAKFQTVDGAKVGDLNDYYANEHPYVYSPKGSVFSRIATASKSASITQYALPSAKPRATIQLSQKPDILTPLADSHFLLAHTLGSSSLQLIDSAVAAVVADLYLFENTNQWLVRNPETGLFTSNQDAHANIFYVKGDQINPLAAYFDKFYRPRLLGSLINGLSPKPTIRLDKLRYAPRLHLKIDGPQQRGLSVEDEFESVEIATDTVTLNISASCEGSPIKDIRIYQNGKLVSGGTRGLFVEDDEDAPSDELFTQEASYTFPLAQGKNRFRAIAINEQETESVPDEIIVYSANSEESDSTGMRLHLFVIGINEYSNSDYNLNYAVADAEAISQSIKAGSETIYSQTKVYQLKNSEATRENIIGILENIQADATARDSFIFFFAGHGVVSEDEYAEFYLAPADMTQLYGDRSTLQKRGLSSYELLEYSRDIAAQKQLFILDACQSEGALKTVAMRGAAEEQAIAQLARSTGTHWLTATASDQTAIEFKTLGHGAFTYTLLEALNGKADTGDGIVSVNELKAYIEARVPEVTEAHKGSAQYPASYGYGQDFPIALPE; translated from the coding sequence ATGATGCGTCCTTTCCTTTACAGTCTCTGCTTGATCGGCCTCTCATTGATCTCATCACTGCATGCGCAATACGAGGCATTGATCACTTCCGAAGAAACCAAGCCCGAAGTCATTATCGAACAAAAACGCCAAGCGGCCATGGGGCCCTTGCGACTCGTGGCACCGAGTTCACATTCAGGGCAACTGCTCGGGATGGAACAATCACCCGATGGCAAATATTTACTTACCTATGATCAAGATTCCCTAAAAATTTGGGATTGTGAACAACGCGTTCCTTTCATCGAGAAAAACTTCTCTGCGAATAACGCCAGCCAACTCCTTGCAGTTCATTTCACCCATATCCCACGCCAGGTGTGTGTCATTTCAAAGAATAATGTAAGTTACTACGATGAATTCAACTTCAACAAATACAAGTGGTCAGCACAGGCATCTACCCCCTATCGCATCGCACACTGGTATGCTGCAGATGAAGCAGCCGTCTATGTCCTCAAACGCAGTCCCTATTACGACGCGAAGACTTCACAAAGCATCTTACTCACACTGGTCAAAATCACAGCCGACACAGACAGTAAACACACTAAGCTTTGCGAGCTAGAACTCCCACTGGATAGCTTTGGCCCCGGCTTCTACCTAAAATCCCCCACTCCCGATTGGACACTCACCGCCAGCAAAGATCGGCAGTCTTTGCTGTTCGCAGCAGGCACTCAACATCCTAGTTTAGAGATAAATCCCCACACCGGAGCCCACCGCATGCACCCAGCACAGGAAGGCTTACTTGGCTATTTGCCAGACGGCAGCTTACTCACTGCAAAGCCGGCTGATTCGCACTGGGCTTATCACATCATTACGCCAGAAAGCGATAAAGTCCTCCGCACCATACCAACACATAGCCAGGACGCGCCTCGGCTACGAAGCATCGACTTCCCGAATACAATTGAGCAAATCCTGCTGCTCCCCACCGAAGCGGGTTTCGTTCTCTATGATTTTCAAACGCAGACAGCTAGCCAAGAAACACGGCCAACTTCGGAAAGAGCGCGTGCCGTCAGCAATTTTAAGACAAAGGAAGCAACCCGCCCGCTACTCGCCATGGAACAGCGAGACGGCTCCAGCTCGCTACAGTTCTTTGATGCCGCCCGTCAAGTGTTCCGTGGGCCTTGGATGCAACAAGCCTGGACTCCTGACAGCATCTACCCGCAAGGCGATCGCTTTGAATTCGCGGCAGTACGAGGAAATAGCGTTCGCTTGATCCACCTCAACGAAGCTGGTCTCCAGGTGCGAGAACTGGCTCCGCCTCCTAGCGACCTGCAGGACATCGCGGTATTCATCCCCGAGCAAGATGGCGCCATCTACTACATAGACGGCAAATCCCCTCAAGTCGCCATGCTTGATTCGCCCCGCGCCCCCACAAGTAAGCGTATTCAATTATCACCTACAAGCTACACCCTATACGGCATTCACCACAGAGTGGGTGGGCGTAAAGCGATCGCAATCACACCCGACGCACAATCCATCGCTCTACTGTTTGATAACCGCTTAGTCGTCTGCCGCAGTGGCAGCAGCAACGATCTTGAGGTCGTCGCCACCATCGATGTCCCGAATAACATCAGCTCGATGGTCGAAGCAGACCCCATCCTCGCCATCTCCGACGATGGTAACAGAATCCTCTATGGAAATTCCAAACATCAAGACGGCGAATATCGTCAAAGCCTCACCTTACATGACCTCAGTCTTGGCAAAGAGCTATGGCGCAAAGAAGCACGCTACGATCAGGATGCGTGCTACATGCGAAACCTCAAATTTATCGAAGGCGGCACTCATTTCGTAGCCAGCAATAACGCGCAGACAAAAATCGCCAAATTCCAAACAGTGGATGGCGCAAAGGTCGGTGATTTAAACGATTACTATGCCAACGAACACCCCTATGTGTATTCCCCGAAAGGCAGCGTCTTTTCACGGATCGCAACCGCATCTAAAAGCGCCTCGATCACACAATATGCACTGCCCAGTGCCAAGCCCCGAGCGACAATTCAATTAAGTCAAAAGCCCGACATCCTGACACCCCTGGCTGACAGCCATTTTTTACTCGCTCACACACTGGGCAGCTCAAGCCTACAGCTCATCGACAGTGCAGTGGCAGCTGTCGTAGCCGACCTCTATCTATTTGAAAATACAAATCAATGGTTGGTGCGTAATCCTGAAACCGGCCTCTTCACTTCCAATCAGGATGCACACGCCAACATTTTCTACGTAAAAGGCGATCAAATCAATCCACTCGCCGCTTACTTTGATAAATTCTATCGGCCACGACTATTGGGTTCACTTATTAACGGCCTCAGCCCCAAGCCCACGATCCGATTGGACAAGCTACGCTACGCTCCCCGATTACACTTAAAGATCGACGGCCCCCAACAACGCGGCCTCTCCGTTGAAGACGAGTTCGAAAGCGTCGAAATCGCCACCGATACCGTCACGCTCAACATTTCAGCCAGCTGCGAAGGCAGCCCCATCAAAGACATCCGTATCTATCAAAACGGAAAACTCGTTTCAGGCGGCACCCGTGGGCTCTTCGTAGAAGACGACGAGGACGCACCCAGCGACGAACTCTTTACCCAAGAAGCCAGCTACACCTTCCCCTTAGCACAGGGCAAAAACCGCTTTCGTGCCATCGCCATCAACGAACAAGAGACCGAGTCCGTGCCCGACGAGATTATAGTCTATTCCGCCAACAGCGAGGAAAGCGACTCCACCGGCATGCGCCTACATCTTTTCGTCATCGGCATCAATGAGTACAGCAACTCAGACTACAATTTGAATTATGCCGTCGCCGATGCCGAGGCCATCAGCCAAAGCATCAAAGCAGGCTCTGAAACGATTTACTCGCAAACCAAAGTCTATCAACTCAAGAACAGCGAAGCCACCCGTGAAAACATAATTGGCATCTTAGAAAACATCCAGGCAGATGCCACCGCACGCGATAGTTTCATCTTCTTCTTTGCAGGTCATGGCGTCGTTTCCGAAGACGAATACGCGGAGTTCTACCTAGCTCCCGCCGACATGACCCAGCTCTACGGCGATCGCAGCACACTGCAAAAACGAGGTCTATCCAGCTACGAGCTACTCGAATACTCACGTGATATCGCCGCGCAAAAACAACTCTTCATACTCGACGCCTGCCAATCTGAAGGCGCACTCAAGACCGTCGCGATGCGCGGAGCCGCGGAAGAGCAAGCCATCGCTCAACTCGCCCGCAGCACAGGCACCCACTGGCTGACCGCGACAGCGAGCGATCAAACTGCAATTGAGTTTAAAACACTCGGGCACGGCGCCTTCACTTACACCTTACTCGAAGCCCTCAACGGCAAGGCCGACACCGGCGACGGCATCGTCTCCGTCAATGAGCTGAAAGCCTACATCGAAGCACGCGTCCCCGAAGTCACTGAAGCGCACAAAGGCAGCGCCCAATACCCCGCCAGTTACGGCTATGGTCAGGACTTCCCAATCGCACTCCCCGAGTGA